A single region of the Lotus japonicus ecotype B-129 chromosome 4, LjGifu_v1.2 genome encodes:
- the LOC130711729 gene encoding uncharacterized protein LOC130711729, translating to MGNCQAAEAATVVIQHPGNKIERIYWSLSANQVMNLNPGHYVALVLMSSENNNNNGTPLNSKHLKLLRPEDTLLIGQVYRLISFEDVLKEFASKKSGKLGKLLKERGTHGVHLKHKDSRATSSDTPIKVEQDIQRMGNNGSSSNNKGVGRHFNGGSGHWRPALQSIAEIGT from the exons ATGGGGAATTGCCAAGCTGCAGAGGCTGCCACGGTTGTGATTCAGCACCCAGGGAACAAGATTGAGAGGATTTATTGGTCGCTAAGCGCCAACCAGGTTATGAATTTAAACCCTGGTCACTATGTTGCACTTGTCTTAATGTCTTCTGAGAATAACAACAACAATGGTACGCCATTGAATTCAAAGCATCTTAAGCTTCTGAGACCCGAAGATACTTTGCTTATTGGCCAGGTTTACCGCTTGATCAGCTTCGAAG ATGTTTTAAAAGAGTTTGCTTCCAAGAAATCTGGTAAGCTTGGGAAATTGCTCAAAGAGAGAGGTACTCATGGGGTTCACCTTAAGCACAAAGATTCCAGAGCTACAAGTTCTGATACTCCCATTAAG GTGGAACAGGATATTCAACGAATGGGAAACAATGGCAGCAGCAGCAATAACAAAGGTGTAGGAAGGCATTTCAATGGTGGTAGTGGGCATTGGAGGCCAGCTTTACAGAGCATTGCAGAAATTGGAACTTGA